A window from Streptomyces subrutilus encodes these proteins:
- the ychF gene encoding redox-regulated ATPase YchF yields the protein MSLTIGIVGLPNVGKSTLFNALTKNDVLAANYPFATIEPNVGVVGVPDPRLAVLAGIFGSQKVLPATVDFVDIAGIVRGASEGEGLGNKFLANIRESDAICQVIRAFKDENVVHVDGKVSPKDDIETINTELILADLQSIEKAVPRLTKESRLQKEKVAVLAAVEKAQKILEEGHTLFSQGIAKGTEQGDLLHELHLLTVKPFLYVFNVDEDELTDDAFKAEQSALVAPAEAIFLNAKLEAELIELDDEEALELLQSVGQEEPGMATLGRVGFTTLGLQTYLTAGPKETRAWTIKKGATAPEAAGVIHTDFQRGFIKAEVISFADLVACGSVTEARAKGKARMEGKEYVMQDGDVVEFRFNV from the coding sequence GTGTCGCTCACGATCGGAATCGTCGGCCTGCCGAATGTCGGCAAGTCGACCCTGTTCAACGCCCTGACCAAGAACGACGTGCTGGCGGCCAACTACCCGTTCGCCACGATCGAGCCGAACGTCGGCGTCGTCGGCGTCCCGGACCCGCGCCTGGCCGTCCTCGCGGGCATCTTCGGCTCGCAGAAGGTCCTGCCGGCCACCGTCGACTTCGTCGACATCGCCGGCATCGTGCGCGGCGCCTCGGAGGGCGAGGGCCTCGGCAACAAGTTCCTCGCGAACATCCGCGAGTCGGACGCCATCTGCCAGGTCATCCGCGCCTTCAAGGACGAGAACGTCGTCCACGTCGACGGCAAGGTCTCGCCCAAGGACGACATCGAGACGATCAACACCGAGCTGATCCTCGCCGACCTCCAGTCGATCGAGAAGGCGGTGCCGCGCCTGACCAAGGAGTCCCGCCTCCAGAAGGAGAAGGTCGCGGTCCTGGCCGCGGTGGAGAAGGCGCAGAAGATCCTCGAAGAGGGCCACACCCTCTTCTCGCAGGGCATCGCCAAGGGCACGGAGCAGGGCGACCTCCTCCACGAACTGCACCTGCTCACCGTCAAGCCCTTCCTCTACGTCTTCAACGTCGACGAGGACGAACTGACGGACGACGCCTTCAAGGCGGAGCAGAGCGCCCTGGTCGCCCCGGCCGAGGCGATCTTCCTGAACGCCAAGCTGGAGGCCGAGCTGATCGAGCTCGACGACGAGGAGGCCCTCGAACTCCTCCAGTCGGTCGGCCAGGAAGAGCCGGGCATGGCCACGCTGGGCCGCGTCGGCTTCACCACCCTGGGCCTGCAGACCTACCTGACGGCCGGCCCGAAGGAAACCCGCGCCTGGACCATCAAGAAGGGCGCCACCGCCCCCGAGGCCGCCGGCGTCATCCACACCGACTTCCAGCGCGGCTTCATCAAGGCGGAGGTCATCTCCTTCGCCGACCTGGTGG
- a CDS encoding DUF6542 domain-containing protein — protein MEQHRTRPAPHPQRPPAQRRRPGAAVPPPAVQGRGRPALAAARRLPRPRLTGLGGGLFACAAMVLLAGVDWLLFGASLFVYGLLFLPVAAATALWVRPADLITAPVTAPIAFAVGVWPISGGSGGIGGQLMGLVSALSLHAGWLYAGTLVAALVVVVRKAVLISRRRLPRKDA, from the coding sequence GTGGAGCAACACAGGACGCGACCGGCCCCTCACCCGCAGCGACCCCCGGCCCAGCGCCGGCGGCCGGGTGCCGCCGTGCCGCCGCCCGCCGTGCAGGGGCGGGGCCGGCCGGCGCTCGCGGCCGCGCGCCGGCTGCCGCGGCCCCGGCTGACCGGGCTGGGCGGCGGGCTGTTCGCGTGCGCCGCGATGGTGCTGCTGGCCGGGGTCGACTGGCTGCTCTTCGGCGCTTCCCTCTTCGTCTACGGGCTGCTCTTCCTGCCCGTGGCGGCAGCGACCGCCCTCTGGGTGCGCCCCGCCGACCTGATCACCGCGCCGGTCACCGCGCCCATCGCCTTCGCGGTCGGCGTGTGGCCCATCTCGGGGGGCTCCGGCGGCATCGGCGGCCAGCTGATGGGCCTGGTGTCCGCGCTGTCCCTGCACGCCGGCTGGCTGTACGCGGGCACGCTCGTGGCCGCGCTGGTCGTCGTCGTGCGCAAGGCCGTGCTGATCAGCAGGCGCCGGCTCCCCCGCAAGGACGCCTAG
- the ppgK gene encoding polyphosphate--glucose phosphotransferase, whose translation MQIMGVDIGGSGIKGAPVDLDRGDLAQERHKVLTPQPATPDGVAGCVAEVVRAFSWTGPVGVTFPGVVTNGITRSAANVDKAWVGVDAAALLSRELGGLPVTVLNDADAAGVAEMTYGAGRGRGGTVILLTLGTGIGSALFTDGRLVPNSELGHLELHGHDAETRASVKAKEDGDLSWEHWARRLQKYLHHVEMLFSPDLFILGGGVSRKPEKFLPLIEGVRAEIVPAKLQNNAGIVGAAMAAKH comes from the coding sequence ATGCAGATCATGGGTGTGGACATCGGCGGTTCCGGGATCAAGGGTGCTCCCGTGGACCTGGACCGCGGCGATCTGGCGCAGGAGCGCCACAAGGTACTGACCCCGCAGCCGGCGACCCCCGACGGGGTGGCCGGCTGCGTCGCGGAGGTGGTCCGCGCGTTCTCCTGGACGGGCCCGGTGGGCGTCACCTTCCCGGGCGTGGTCACCAACGGCATCACCCGCTCGGCGGCCAACGTGGACAAGGCCTGGGTGGGCGTGGACGCGGCGGCCCTCCTCTCGCGCGAGCTGGGCGGCCTGCCGGTCACGGTCCTCAACGACGCGGACGCGGCGGGCGTCGCCGAGATGACGTACGGGGCCGGGCGCGGGCGGGGCGGCACGGTCATCCTGCTCACCCTCGGTACGGGCATCGGCAGCGCCCTCTTCACGGACGGCCGGCTGGTCCCCAACTCGGAGCTGGGCCACCTGGAGCTCCACGGGCACGACGCGGAGACGCGGGCGTCGGTCAAGGCCAAGGAGGACGGCGACCTCAGCTGGGAGCACTGGGCGCGGCGGCTGCAGAAGTACCTGCACCACGTGGAGATGCTCTTCTCCCCGGACCTCTTCATCCTGGGCGGCGGCGTCAGCCGCAAGCCGGAGAAGTTCCTGCCGCTGATCGAGGGCGTGCGGGCCGAGATCGTCCCGGCCAAGCTGCAGAACAACGCGGGCATCGTCGGGGCGGCGATGGCGGCGAAGCACTGA
- a CDS encoding 4-hydroxy-3-methylbut-2-enyl diphosphate reductase: MEHMTAPAPAAASRRVLLAAPRGYCAGVDRAVIAVEKALEQYGAPVYVRHEIVHNKYVVQTLEKKGAIFVERTEEVPEGSIVMFSAHGVAPVVHEEAARGKLATIDATCPLVTKVHKEAIRYANEDFDILLIGHEGHEEVIGTSGEAPDHITIVDGPEDVANVDVRDESKVVWLSQTTLSVDETMETVDALKTRFPLLVSPPSDDICYATSNRQAAVKVMGADSDLVIVVGSKNSSNSIRLVEVALDAGARAAHLVDFASEIDEAWLEGVTTVGLTSGASVPEVLVEEVLEWLTARGYADVEIVKTAEESIVFSLPKELRRDLRAEAAELVADQ, encoded by the coding sequence ATGGAGCACATGACTGCTCCCGCCCCCGCCGCCGCTTCCCGCCGTGTCCTGCTCGCCGCGCCCCGCGGCTACTGCGCGGGCGTCGACCGAGCCGTGATCGCCGTCGAGAAAGCCCTTGAGCAGTACGGTGCGCCGGTCTACGTCCGCCACGAGATCGTCCACAACAAGTACGTGGTCCAGACGCTGGAGAAGAAGGGCGCCATCTTCGTCGAGCGGACGGAGGAGGTCCCCGAGGGCTCCATCGTGATGTTCTCGGCGCACGGCGTCGCGCCCGTGGTCCACGAGGAGGCCGCGCGCGGCAAGCTCGCGACGATCGACGCGACCTGCCCGCTGGTCACCAAGGTGCACAAGGAAGCGATCCGCTACGCGAACGAGGACTTCGACATCCTCCTCATCGGCCACGAGGGCCACGAGGAGGTCATCGGCACCTCGGGCGAGGCCCCGGACCACATCACGATCGTGGACGGCCCCGAGGACGTGGCCAACGTGGACGTGCGCGACGAGTCGAAGGTCGTCTGGCTGTCGCAGACCACGCTGTCCGTCGACGAGACGATGGAGACGGTCGACGCGCTGAAGACCCGGTTCCCGCTCCTCGTCTCGCCGCCGAGCGACGACATCTGCTACGCCACCTCGAACCGGCAGGCCGCCGTCAAGGTGATGGGCGCCGACTCCGACCTGGTCATCGTGGTCGGCTCCAAGAACTCCTCGAACTCCATCCGGCTCGTCGAGGTCGCCCTGGACGCCGGCGCGCGCGCCGCGCACCTCGTCGACTTCGCCAGCGAGATCGACGAAGCCTGGCTGGAGGGCGTCACCACGGTCGGCCTGACCTCGGGCGCCTCCGTGCCCGAGGTCCTCGTCGAAGAGGTCCTGGAGTGGCTGACCGCCCGCGGCTACGCGGACGTGGAGATCGTCAAGACGGCCGAGGAGTCGATCGTCTTCTCGCTGCCGAAGGAGCTGCGCCGCGACCTGCGCGCCGAAGCGGCGGAACTGGTCGCAGACCAGTAG
- a CDS encoding APC family permease encodes MASVADPSRTAPTALRRSLGFRDLVVYGLLFIAPMAPVGVFGTLDAKSHGAVALVYLVATVAMAFTAFSYAQMVRVAPQAGSVFTYARKGLGEGPGLIAGWMAMLDYLLIPAVAYLFSGIAMNALVPEVSRWVWTALAVVVTTLLNLWGVRAAARVGFAVLALEIVVLLVFLVAAVTALVGGGARRGWLSPLTGDGSLGFSLAAVLGAVSVAVLSYLGFDAIASFAEEVTGGSAKVARAVLFCLALTGVLFVAQTYLAALLTPVSSAELAARPAEQGPAFYDTVESATGPWLHDLVAASKAIGAAFAALAGQAAAGRLLFAMAREGRLPRALARTSGGTPRPALLVAAVVTLVAAVWAARRDDGLDHLVSVVDVGALVAFTLLHASVVGWFVVRRREGEPNWFKHLVVPVLGAAVTVTVIVEASWEAQVVGAVWLAVGLCVLVAQRGRRGGPPAPDPGPYTTAGPGDAPAARTP; translated from the coding sequence ATGGCGTCCGTTGCGGATCCCAGCAGGACGGCGCCGACCGCGCTGCGCCGGAGCCTCGGCTTCCGGGACCTGGTCGTGTACGGGCTGCTGTTCATCGCCCCGATGGCGCCGGTGGGCGTCTTCGGGACGCTGGACGCGAAGTCGCACGGCGCCGTGGCCCTCGTGTACCTGGTGGCGACCGTCGCGATGGCCTTCACGGCCTTCAGCTACGCGCAGATGGTGCGGGTCGCGCCGCAGGCCGGCTCGGTGTTCACGTACGCCCGCAAGGGCCTGGGCGAGGGGCCGGGGCTGATCGCGGGGTGGATGGCGATGCTCGACTACCTGCTGATCCCGGCGGTCGCGTACCTGTTCTCCGGCATCGCGATGAACGCGTTGGTCCCGGAGGTGTCGCGGTGGGTGTGGACGGCCCTGGCGGTGGTCGTCACCACCCTGCTGAACCTGTGGGGGGTACGGGCGGCGGCCCGGGTCGGTTTCGCGGTGCTGGCCCTGGAGATCGTCGTGCTGCTGGTCTTCCTGGTCGCGGCGGTCACCGCGCTGGTGGGGGGCGGGGCGCGGCGGGGCTGGCTGTCCCCGCTGACCGGGGACGGCTCGCTCGGCTTCTCGCTCGCGGCGGTGCTCGGCGCGGTGTCGGTGGCGGTCCTGTCGTACCTGGGCTTCGACGCCATCGCCTCGTTCGCCGAGGAGGTGACGGGCGGCAGCGCGAAGGTGGCGCGGGCGGTGCTGTTCTGCCTGGCGCTGACGGGGGTGCTGTTCGTGGCCCAGACGTACCTGGCCGCGCTGCTGACGCCGGTGTCCTCGGCGGAGCTGGCGGCGCGGCCGGCCGAGCAGGGGCCGGCGTTCTACGACACGGTGGAGTCGGCGACGGGGCCCTGGCTGCACGACCTGGTGGCGGCGAGCAAGGCGATCGGGGCGGCCTTCGCGGCGCTGGCCGGGCAGGCGGCGGCGGGTCGGCTGCTGTTCGCGATGGCCCGGGAGGGCCGGTTGCCGCGGGCGCTGGCCCGGACCTCGGGCGGCACGCCGCGGCCGGCGCTGCTGGTGGCGGCGGTGGTGACGCTGGTCGCGGCGGTGTGGGCGGCCCGCCGCGACGACGGGTTGGACCACCTGGTCTCGGTGGTGGACGTGGGGGCGCTGGTGGCGTTCACCCTGCTGCACGCGTCGGTGGTGGGCTGGTTCGTGGTCCGGCGGCGGGAGGGCGAGCCGAACTGGTTCAAGCACCTGGTGGTGCCGGTGCTGGGCGCGGCGGTGACGGTGACGGTGATCGTCGAGGCCTCGTGGGAGGCGCAGGTGGTCGGGGCGGTGTGGCTGGCGGTGGGCCTGTGCGTCCTGGTCGCCCAGCGCGGCCGCCGCGGCGGCCCCCCGGCCCCGGACCCGGGCCCGTACACCACGGCAGGACCGGGCGACGCCCCGGCGGCCCGTACGCCCTGA
- the xseA gene encoding exodeoxyribonuclease VII large subunit, with protein sequence MGLNTSAEAPLPVGQVSRLIGGWIDKLGQVWVEGQITQLSRRPGAGVVFLTLRDPSHDVSVSVTCFRQVYDEVADAVSEGARVVVLAKPEWYAPRGQLSLRATEIRPVGIGELLARLERLKRSLAAEGLFALDRKKPLPFLPQLIGLVVGRASAAERDVLENARRRWPAVRFEVRNVAVQGVHAVPQVIEAVRELDALPGVDVIIVARGGGSVEDLLPFSDEEVVRTVAAARTPVVSAIGHEPDSPLLDLVADLRASTPTDAAKKVVPDVGEELERVRQLQDRALRAVRGLLDREERGLAHALARPVFVHPQRMTETRRDELDALLARSRRTLGHLLDRADSELSHTLARVVALSPAATLERGYAVLQRADGHVVRSPEGLGPDEVLRARVAEGAFSVRVAE encoded by the coding sequence ATGGGTCTGAATACGTCGGCCGAGGCGCCGCTGCCGGTAGGCCAGGTGTCCCGGCTCATCGGGGGCTGGATCGACAAGCTCGGCCAGGTGTGGGTGGAGGGGCAGATCACGCAGCTCTCGCGTCGGCCGGGGGCGGGGGTGGTCTTCCTGACGCTGCGCGATCCCTCGCACGACGTCTCCGTCAGCGTGACCTGCTTCCGGCAGGTCTACGACGAGGTCGCGGACGCCGTCTCGGAGGGCGCGCGGGTCGTGGTGCTGGCCAAGCCCGAGTGGTACGCCCCGCGCGGGCAGCTGTCCCTGCGGGCGACGGAGATACGGCCGGTCGGCATCGGCGAACTGCTGGCGCGGCTGGAGCGGCTCAAGCGGTCCCTGGCGGCCGAGGGGCTGTTCGCGCTCGACCGCAAGAAGCCGCTCCCGTTCCTGCCCCAGCTGATCGGGCTGGTGGTCGGCCGGGCCTCGGCGGCCGAGCGGGACGTCCTGGAGAACGCCCGGCGCCGCTGGCCCGCGGTCCGCTTCGAGGTGCGCAACGTGGCCGTCCAGGGGGTGCACGCGGTCCCGCAGGTCATCGAGGCGGTGCGGGAGCTCGACGCCCTGCCCGGGGTGGACGTGATCATCGTGGCCCGGGGCGGCGGCAGCGTGGAGGACCTGCTGCCCTTCTCCGACGAGGAGGTCGTACGGACGGTCGCCGCGGCCCGCACCCCGGTGGTGTCGGCCATCGGCCACGAGCCGGACTCCCCGCTGCTGGACCTGGTCGCGGACCTGCGGGCCTCCACGCCCACGGACGCGGCGAAGAAGGTGGTCCCGGACGTGGGCGAGGAGCTGGAGCGGGTGCGCCAGCTCCAGGACCGCGCGCTGCGCGCCGTCCGCGGGCTGCTCGACCGGGAGGAGCGGGGCCTGGCGCACGCGCTCGCCCGTCCCGTCTTCGTCCATCCGCAGCGGATGACCGAGACCCGCCGGGACGAGCTCGACGCCCTGCTGGCGCGCAGCCGCCGCACCCTCGGCCACCTGCTGGACCGGGCCGATTCCGAGCTGTCGCACACGCTGGCCCGGGTGGTGGCGCTGTCGCCCGCGGCGACCCTGGAACGGGGCTACGCCGTACTGCAACGGGCCGACGGGCACGTGGTGCGCTCGCCGGAGGGGCTCGGGCCGGACGAGGTGCTGCGCGCGCGGGTCGCCGAGGGCGCCTTCTCGGTACGGGTCGCCGAATGA
- a CDS encoding exodeoxyribonuclease VII small subunit: MAEAETALGYEQARDELIEVVRKLEAGGTSLEDSLALWERGEELAAVCRHWLEGARARLDSALAAREAAGGE; the protein is encoded by the coding sequence ATGGCTGAGGCCGAAACGGCATTGGGGTACGAGCAGGCCCGCGACGAGCTCATCGAGGTCGTGCGCAAGCTGGAGGCGGGCGGCACCTCGCTGGAGGACTCGCTCGCGCTCTGGGAGCGCGGCGAGGAGCTGGCGGCGGTGTGCCGGCACTGGCTGGAGGGGGCCCGGGCCCGGCTGGACTCGGCGCTGGCGGCCCGCGAGGCGGCCGGCGGGGAGTGA
- a CDS encoding malonic semialdehyde reductase: MSLVLDSAAQDLLFREARTANSFSDEPVTEEQVQAIYDLVKYGPTAFNQTPLRITLVRSPEARERLVKLMAEGNQAKTAAAPLVAILSADNEFHEELPALLPHFPQAKDLFFAERPVREQSALVNASLQAAYFIVGVRAAGLAAGPMTGLDFAGVQKEFLDADHTPLMVVNIGKPGEDAAFARSPRLEFDQVVTTV; encoded by the coding sequence ATGTCTCTCGTTCTTGACTCCGCCGCGCAGGACCTGCTCTTCCGCGAGGCCCGCACGGCCAACTCGTTCTCCGACGAGCCGGTCACCGAGGAGCAGGTCCAGGCGATCTACGACCTGGTGAAGTACGGCCCCACCGCCTTCAACCAGACGCCGCTGCGCATCACCCTGGTCCGCTCCCCCGAGGCCCGCGAGCGCCTCGTGAAGCTCATGGCCGAGGGCAACCAGGCCAAGACCGCCGCCGCGCCGCTGGTCGCGATCCTCTCCGCCGACAACGAGTTCCACGAGGAACTCCCGGCGCTGCTCCCGCACTTCCCGCAGGCCAAGGACCTCTTCTTCGCCGAGCGTCCGGTCCGCGAGCAGTCCGCGCTGGTCAACGCCTCGCTGCAGGCCGCCTACTTCATCGTCGGCGTCCGCGCCGCCGGCCTGGCCGCCGGCCCGATGACCGGCCTGGACTTCGCCGGTGTCCAGAAGGAGTTCCTGGACGCCGACCACACCCCGCTGATGGTCGTCAACATCGGCAAGCCGGGCGAGGACGCCGCCTTCGCGCGCTCCCCGCGCCTGGAGTTCGACCAGGTCGTCACCACCGTCTGA
- a CDS encoding DUF4245 domain-containing protein, which yields MKGKQTVWDMVRSLAVIGIVVAGIYFFIPHDEDADPTRTVDYRVETITARRAAPYPVAVPVGLPEQWRATSVTYERKNGSAWHLGFLDPKQEYVAVEQSTDTTDKYVARVTRQAKSTGQAQQVGDASWERWDGEKYDALVRREQGYVTVVTGTASFEQLGAMVQALEFKQGADTPQG from the coding sequence ATGAAAGGCAAGCAGACGGTATGGGACATGGTCCGGTCGCTGGCGGTGATCGGCATCGTGGTCGCGGGGATCTATTTCTTCATCCCGCACGACGAGGACGCCGACCCGACGCGGACGGTGGACTACCGGGTGGAGACGATCACGGCCCGCCGCGCGGCGCCGTACCCGGTCGCGGTCCCGGTGGGGCTGCCCGAGCAGTGGCGCGCGACCTCGGTGACCTACGAGCGCAAGAACGGGAGCGCGTGGCACCTGGGCTTCCTGGACCCGAAACAGGAGTACGTGGCGGTGGAGCAGTCCACCGACACCACCGACAAGTACGTCGCCCGGGTCACCCGGCAGGCGAAGTCGACCGGGCAGGCGCAGCAGGTGGGCGACGCGTCCTGGGAGCGCTGGGACGGCGAGAAGTACGACGCCCTGGTCCGCCGTGAGCAGGGCTACGTCACGGTGGTGACCGGTACGGCCTCCTTCGAGCAGCTCGGCGCCATGGTCCAGGCCCTGGAGTTCAAGCAGGGCGCGGACACCCCGCAGGGGTGA
- the glpX gene encoding class II fructose-bisphosphatase: protein MTEHNLPPQLEVSPEAPDRNLALELVRVTEAAAMAAGRWVGRGDKLGADGAAVNAMRTLISTVSMNGVVVIGEGEKDEAPMLFNGERVGDGTGAEVDIAVDPIDGTTLNAKGMPNAIAVLAAADRGTMFDPSAVFYMEKLVTGPEAADFVDINAPASVNIRRVAKAKNMAVEDVTVVILDRPRHEGIVKEIRETGARIKFISDGDVAGSVMAVREGTGVDLLLGIGGTPEGIISACAIKCLGGTIQGKLWPKDEAERQKAIDAGHDLDRVLHTDDLVSGENVFFVATGITDGELLRGVHYRSETATTSSLVMRSKSGTIRQIDSTHRLSKLRAYSAIDFDRAK from the coding sequence ATGACCGAGCACAACCTGCCGCCCCAGCTCGAAGTCTCTCCCGAAGCCCCCGACCGCAACCTCGCCCTGGAGCTCGTCCGGGTCACCGAGGCCGCAGCCATGGCCGCGGGCCGGTGGGTCGGCCGCGGTGACAAGCTCGGCGCGGACGGCGCCGCGGTCAACGCCATGCGGACCCTGATCTCCACCGTCTCGATGAACGGCGTCGTCGTCATCGGCGAGGGGGAGAAGGACGAAGCCCCCATGCTCTTCAACGGCGAACGGGTCGGCGACGGCACCGGCGCCGAGGTCGACATCGCCGTCGACCCGATCGACGGCACCACCCTGAACGCCAAGGGCATGCCGAACGCCATCGCGGTCCTCGCCGCCGCCGACCGCGGGACCATGTTCGACCCGTCGGCCGTCTTCTACATGGAGAAGCTGGTCACGGGCCCGGAGGCGGCCGACTTCGTCGACATCAACGCCCCCGCCTCGGTCAACATCCGGCGCGTCGCCAAGGCCAAGAACATGGCCGTGGAGGACGTGACCGTCGTCATCCTGGACCGCCCCCGCCACGAGGGCATCGTCAAGGAGATCCGCGAGACCGGCGCGCGGATCAAGTTCATCTCGGACGGCGACGTCGCGGGCTCGGTCATGGCGGTGCGCGAGGGCACCGGCGTGGACCTGCTCCTCGGCATCGGCGGTACGCCCGAGGGCATCATCTCGGCCTGCGCCATAAAGTGCCTCGGCGGCACGATCCAGGGCAAGCTGTGGCCCAAGGACGAGGCCGAGCGGCAGAAGGCCATCGACGCGGGCCACGACCTGGACCGGGTCCTGCACACGGACGACCTGGTGTCCGGCGAGAACGTCTTCTTCGTCGCCACCGGCATCACCGACGGCGAGCTGCTGCGCGGCGTCCACTACCGCTCGGAGACCGCGACCACCTCGTCGCTGGTCATGCGCTCGAAGTCGGGCACGATCCGGCAGATCGACTCGACGCACCGGCTGTCCAAGCTGCGCGCGTACAGCGCGATCGACTTCGACCGGGCCAAGTAG
- a CDS encoding WhiB family transcriptional regulator: protein MPHPPHQSLQVAAAQSLHGRPAAVPKPRVPARAAEDGPWHADAVCRRDEAGLFFAPSKEPTATRLSREEAAKRVCARCPVMVACREHALLQPEPYGVWGGLTAAERRVVLARMRRRSAELRQAPGAGPIAAAG, encoded by the coding sequence GTGCCGCATCCGCCGCATCAGTCCCTGCAGGTAGCCGCCGCCCAGTCGCTGCACGGGCGTCCGGCCGCCGTGCCGAAGCCGCGGGTGCCGGCCAGGGCGGCGGAGGACGGCCCCTGGCACGCGGACGCGGTGTGCCGCCGCGACGAGGCGGGACTGTTCTTCGCCCCGTCCAAGGAGCCGACCGCGACCCGGCTCTCCCGCGAGGAGGCGGCCAAGCGCGTCTGCGCCCGCTGCCCCGTGATGGTCGCCTGCCGCGAGCACGCCCTGCTCCAGCCCGAGCCGTACGGCGTCTGGGGCGGCCTCACCGCCGCCGAGCGCCGGGTGGTGCTGGCCCGGATGCGGCGCCGCTCCGCCGAACTGCGCCAGGCCCCCGGGGCCGGCCCGATCGCCGCCGCCGGCTGA
- a CDS encoding DUF1707 SHOCT-like domain-containing protein → MDLEKHSDAPAPAPAPAPAPAPAPAAPTVSASASAGPGGLRASDADRDRIAHILGDAVAEGRLTADEHAERLDTLYAVKTVGELDVLVRDLPAPGGAPAAAAPALPPGSADETVVAVCSSSARKGRWRPGAHTRAISIMGDISIDLTQAVFEQQVTEINVTCILGNVEVKVPENVTLRGYGSGVLGNFEVRGEGRGATDPQAPVVIVRGFALLGNIEARPKRGARLVDLAAAFRKRLEG, encoded by the coding sequence GTGGACCTGGAAAAGCACTCCGACGCCCCCGCACCCGCACCCGCACCCGCACCTGCTCCGGCACCCGCGCCCGCCGCCCCGACCGTCTCCGCGTCCGCGTCGGCCGGGCCGGGAGGCCTGCGGGCCTCCGACGCCGACCGGGACCGGATCGCGCACATCCTCGGCGACGCCGTGGCCGAGGGCCGGCTCACCGCCGACGAGCACGCCGAGCGCCTGGACACCCTCTACGCCGTCAAGACGGTGGGGGAGCTGGACGTACTCGTCCGCGACCTGCCCGCGCCCGGCGGCGCTCCGGCGGCCGCGGCCCCCGCCCTGCCCCCCGGTTCGGCCGACGAGACCGTCGTCGCCGTGTGCAGCAGCTCCGCGCGCAAGGGACGCTGGCGTCCCGGCGCGCACACCCGGGCGATCTCGATCATGGGCGACATCTCCATCGACCTCACCCAGGCCGTCTTCGAACAGCAGGTCACCGAGATCAACGTGACGTGCATCCTGGGCAACGTGGAGGTCAAGGTCCCCGAGAACGTCACGCTGCGCGGCTACGGCAGCGGCGTCCTCGGCAACTTCGAGGTGCGCGGAGAGGGCCGCGGAGCCACCGACCCGCAGGCGCCCGTGGTGATCGTCCGGGGCTTCGCGCTCCTCGGCAACATCGAGGCCCGCCCCAAGCGCGGCGCCCGCCTGGTCGACCTCGCGGCCGCGTTCCGCAAGCGGCTGGAGGGCTGA